GAGCTTTTTCGAAGACATCGCAACCGCACTCGACGACGCCGGAATCGAATCGCGCGTCAACGAAGACATGATGTTCGTTCCCATCACCTCTGACCTGGAAATTCAGTTCGTAGAAATCGACCCGCACCTGCCGGCCGCCAACGTCTACATCGCCGCCGCCGACGTCGACGAGGACGACGAAAGCTTCGAATCCGCGCTGGTCTCGGTGGTGTTCTCCGTCGAGGACGCCGTCAAGGCCGTCGTGGAGCACATCGCCACCGACCAGGTGGTCACGGTCCTGCGTGACCTGCTCGAGGGCACCGACGAGCGCATCGCCGACCTCGAGTTTTTCCAGGACCCCACCCTCGCCAACATCGTGCACGCGGAGGTCACCGATACCTCCGAGCTGCAGGTCGAGATCGAGGCCGTCGGCGGCGTGCCCACCGCCCGGGTGACCTTCGTGGCCTTCGGAGAGACCTTCGACGACATCGTCGACCAGGTCATCGACGAGCTCTGGGACGAGGACGAGGAGGACACCCTCACCGACGAGGACCGCGAGCGCCTCTTCTACGACGTTGCCGGCGAGATGGGCGACTTCACCGACGAGGTGCTGGAGCTGGGCTCCTTCACCGACTTCGACCGGCTCTTCGACATCCTCTCCCTCGCCGCCGACCAGGCCGAGGACTGGGAGGCCCAGCTCGTGCCGCTGGAGGACGACCTCGACGACGAGCCCGACGTCTACGACATCTTCGGCGAGGATGACGACGACGAGTACGAGGCCCTCGGCGACGATGAGGATGAGGAGGACGAAGACGAGGACGAGAAGTAGGCGGCGGTAGGGTAGTGGACCTATGACCACCCCTTCCGTCCTCATCGACTGCGACACCGGCATCGACGACGCCGTTGCACTCATCTACCTCGCAGCCCTCCACCGGGAGGGCCTCATCGATCTGCGCGCCGTGACCACCACCGCGGGCAACGTCGACGCGCGCCAGACGGCCATCAACACCCGCTACGTCCTCGACCTCTGCGGGCTTCCCGACATCCCCGTCGCCGCGGGCGAGGCTCGCCCCCTCGTGGTCGACCTGGTCACCACGCCCGAAACCCACGGGCCCACCGGGCTGGGTTATGCTACCGCGCCGAAGGACGTCGACAAGCGGGTGCGAAGCGACTGGCAAGCCTTGTGGGAGAGACAACTCGGCGACGAGACCCGGCTCATCGTCACCGGCCCCGCGACCAACCTCGCCGCCTACGCGCGCGGGCATCGCTTCCCGCCTGGCGTCACGCTCATGGGCGGCGCCTACCTCTACCCGGGAAACACCACGCCCACCGCCGAGTGGAACTCCTGGGTCGACCCGCACGCGGCGAAGGAGGCGTTCGCCGCAGCGACCAGCCCGATCACCGTCTGCTCGCTGGGGGTTACCGAGCAGATGCTCATCGATCCCGCCCGCCTAGCCACGCTTGTCGACGCCCTTGGCGGCGCACCCGTGGCCGCCATCCTGCCCCGTGCCCTGC
This is a stretch of genomic DNA from Corynebacterium vitaeruminis DSM 20294. It encodes these proteins:
- a CDS encoding nucleoside hydrolase; the encoded protein is MTTPSVLIDCDTGIDDAVALIYLAALHREGLIDLRAVTTTAGNVDARQTAINTRYVLDLCGLPDIPVAAGEARPLVVDLVTTPETHGPTGLGYATAPKDVDKRVRSDWQALWERQLGDETRLIVTGPATNLAAYARGHRFPPGVTLMGGAYLYPGNTTPTAEWNSWVDPHAAKEAFAAATSPITVCSLGVTEQMLIDPARLATLVDALGGAPVAAILPRALRFYFEFHEAQGEGYQAQIHDLLTCMIALGRVDYEATATTVDVECDSPLLRGTTVADLRGYWARPANARLVTAADIDGAHEELLRAWATLAP